The DNA region CGAATCACTCTGTCTCTCAGAGTTTTCTACTGCCCGGAATGCGACCGTTATCACCGCGAGCTTCCGGATTACGTTGCTCCTTACAAACATCTCAGTACTGAAATAATAGCTGAAATATATGATGGTCTTGACAACTATGATGTTGATGACAGCACGATAATACGCATCCGAAACTGGGTAAGAAAGTTCCTGAATTTTGGTTCTGCGACTGTCAGAAGACTTAAAATTGAGCATCCTGCACTGGTCGTCAGAAGCAGTTTTGAATCAACATTTGACACGCTCACCTATTTTGTCAGAATAGTCGTAAATTCCAATGAATGGAAGTTCATTAGTTCGCCTGTCATTTCAGTCTGACCTGTACTATGATAGAGATATCAACTACAAGGAGGTACCTCTATGGACATGAAAAATCAGAAACTGGCAAAAGAGATAGCTGAACAGCGTGTGATCATGATAGCGCCACTGCTTGAT from Ruminococcus sp. HUN007 includes:
- a CDS encoding DUF6431 domain-containing protein → MKSISFFREKVKDGIVEITGTNSPVCPICGKPMKSHGRCRRYLRVSGEERITLSLRVFYCPECDRYHRELPDYVAPYKHLSTEIIAEIYDGLDNYDVDDSTIIRIRNWVRKFLNFGSATVRRLKIEHPALVVRSSFESTFDTLTYFVRIVVNSNEWKFISSPVISV